Proteins encoded within one genomic window of Drosophila willistoni isolate 14030-0811.24 chromosome XL unlocalized genomic scaffold, UCI_dwil_1.1 Seg141, whole genome shotgun sequence:
- the LOC6648728 gene encoding uncharacterized protein LOC6648728: protein MDIDLSLDEIIQRKRGGVDKKFKPRKVIKKPAHKPAHKPDAILFDARNKIIQKTRAKISDAREILNQNIRASGIDARQLIHDRKKDHHQQQQHYHHRSGGGGVGNGGGGGGSNRYSPPHLLPTLSVFQKHKEEEQNLITITNRRARAQHENPWDPLPNDDAKNFCPPGYVDHDNMEHLEMEEINRSLHMSGGGGYQKPSSARYPFRTNAAVMDDVEMRSSNMPGDPFGIYEPSRNRIERPTSLQPPPASRTEKELFERRGPSHHAPLHHQQQRNLLATSNLPDSLRARLFGSEPDRRVSHGIYANENGHASTSHAPPSIGGSRPPPSLPGAGANNKSGYRVLVSNLHANVTTGDIRELFNDIGPMYDAHVVRPGTAEVIYKSLEHAEMAVDSYHQREFDGQPMHCVLINPHSCLRSVNYSANFPSNSGSRTVTTNSSGVEVDIDALHSVLFRDR, encoded by the exons ATGGATATAGACTTAAGTCTGGATGAGATAATACAGCGTAAGCGTGGAGGTGTAGATAAAAAATT TAAGCCACGAAAAGTAATTAAGAAACCAGCGCATAAACCGGCACATAAACCGGATGCAATTCTATTCGATGCCAGGAATAAGATTATACAAAAGACGCGAGCGAAAATCAGTGATGCCCGTGAGATACTCAATCAGAATATAAGAGCATCGGGCATTGATGCCCGGCAATTGATCCATGATCGCAAGAAGGATcaccatcagcagcagcagcattatCATCATCGTTCTGGAGGTGGTGGTGTAggtaatggtggtggtggtggtgggtcTAATCGTTATTCGCCGCCACACCTATTGCCGACGCTATCTGTGTTTCAGAAGCACAAGGAAGAGGAACAGAACCTGATCACAATAACCAATCGACGTGCACGTGCCCAGCATGAGAACCCCTGGGATCCTCTTCCGAATGATGATGCCAAGAACTTCTGTCCACCTGGCTATGTCGATCATGATAATATGGAGCACCTGGAGATGG AGGAGATTAATCGCTCTTTGCATAtgagtggtggtggtggttatCAGAAACCATCTTCGGCTCGCTATCCATTTCGTACCAATGCCGCTGTCATGGACGATGTAGAAATGCGCTCCTCCAATATGCCAGGCGATCCATTTGGCATCTATGAACCATCACGTAATCGCATAGAACGACCCACTTCTCTTCAGCCACCACCTGCCTCAAGGACTGAGAAGGAACTCTTTGAGCGACGTGGTCCCTCCCATCATGCACCACttcatcatcagcaacagcgAAATTTATTGGCCACATCCAATTTGCCAGATTCTCTGAGGGCTCGCCTCTTTGGCTCTGAGCCCGACAGACGCGTCTCCCATGGTATTTATGCCAATGAGAATGGACACGCTTCTACGAGTCATGCTCCCCCATCAATTGGTGGTTCACGTCCACCGCCATCTTTACCGGGAGCTGGTGCCAATAATAAGTCAGGTTATCGGGTTCTGGTTAGTAATCTTCATGCCAATGTCACCACCGGTGATATACGCGAGCTCTTCAATGACATTGGACCCATGTACGATGCCCATGTGGTGCGACCAGGCACAGCAGAAGTCATCTACAAATCTCTGGAGCATGCCGAAATGGCTGTGGATTCGTATCATCAGCGCGAATTCGATGGACAACCCATGCATTGTGTGTTAATCAATCCGCATTCGTGTCTCCGATCAGTCAATTACTCGGCTAA CTTCCCTTCCAACAGTGGTTCGCGCACTGTCACCACCAATTCGTCGGGCGTCGAAGTGGACATTGATGCATTACACTCTGTGCTCTTCCGTGATCGCTAA
- the LOC26529580 gene encoding autophagy-related protein 101, whose translation MNARSQVFDLTMEGRQVDEAVATIFHTVLFHRCLGKYMYTGDAQYSIGTVGYTDVDCDFIDFTYVCCTSESLTRTVKRAINMFSEKLRSNDSCGSGQISLEFFQKKKKSWPFQQESIPWEVWTVHLDLIKHESEDERQLCRENVSDLLTEKVIYITELMNRHDYVPKTPNQSELDLIFDTSFPDVQPYLFKFDYSTSSGSTAPSMGNAMKKIIKETLAM comes from the coding sequence ATGAATGCCCGTTCGCAAGTGTTCGATCTGACCATGGAGGGTCGTCAGGTGGATGAGGCTGTGGCAACCATATTCCATACCGTCCTCTTTCATCGTTGCCTTGGCAAATACATGTATACAGGCGATGCTCAATATTCAATCGGCACCGTTGGCTATACGGATGTGGATTGTGATTTCATTGATTTCACCTACGTGTGCTGCACATCGGAGAGTCTCACCCGTACGGTTAAGCGTGCCATCAATATGTTTAGCGAGAAATTGCGATCCAATGACAGCTGCGGCTCGGGCCAAATAAGTTTGGAGTTCtttcaaaagaagaaaaagagtTGGCCCTTCCAACAGGAATCGATACCCTGGGAGGTATGGACAGTGCACTTGGATTTGATTAAGCACGAGAGCGAGGATGAGCGACAATTGTGTAGAGAGAATGTATCCGATTTACTTACCGAGAAAGTGATCTACATTACCGAGCTAATGAATCGACATGATTATGTACCAAAAACCCCAAATCAAAGTGAATTGGACTTAATATTCGATACATCATTTCCGGATGTTCAACcgtatttatttaaattcgACTATTCCACATCGTCTGGTTCGACAGCCCCATCCATGGGTAATGCCATGAAAAAAATCATCAAAGAAACTCTCGCAATGTGA
- the LOC6648727 gene encoding coactosin-like protein, giving the protein MSDGIEVEQIVESKPRRMPLATSLDKDAIREAYEDVRSDLTDTEWAVFKFDGPQIIVHGRGQCFEEFREQFGDAERAFGYIRIQMGDEMSKRKKFIFLTWIGQEVGVIQRAKMSTDKSLIKDVLNNFAVELQAGVEAELDIELFRGALNRAGGANYGTGIRDN; this is encoded by the exons ATGCCGCTGGCGACATCACTGGATAAGGATGCCATCCGGGAGGCCTACGAGGATGTTCGCTCTGATCTCACAGACACCGAATGGGCTGTCTTCAAGTTCGATGGCCCGCAGATAATTGTCCATGGCCGGGGTCAATGCTTTGAGGAGTTCCGCGAGCAATTCGGTGATGCCGAACGCGCCTTCGGCTACATCCGCATACAAATGGGCGATGAAATGTCCAAGCGCAAGAAATTCATATTTCTGACATGGATTGGTCAGGAAGTCGGAGTCATTCAGCGCGCAAAGATGTCAACGGATAAATCGCTAATTAAGGATGTTCTCAAT AATTTCGCTGTCGAACTTCAGGCGGGCGTCGAGGCTGAACTGGACATTGAGCTCTTCCGTGGGGCCCTCAATCGGGCTGGTGGAGCCAACTACGGCACTGGCATTCGGGATAACTGA
- the LOC6648730 gene encoding protein bangles and beads has translation MKCQLILVAAVCLVGVWSLPVPDEEVAIQPDAGSKAELLSKTVQTSPIEPAPIKSIEPQSKVEPKSAPAPAPEAAPAPAAPAAAEPELKSSAPDVETAPAIPEKKLIPEETKPAEKKLPAVVAAAAAPAPAPAAAAIPAALPTPVATPGVEEAKSLPTEAEKDDDKPVEAPKAIPLVEAAAAPAANSEVQKQSVEEAKPLEPKIEAKSTETLTPVVPLEVAAAAAEPEKEKEQQPARQERINEIEQQQQQLEKEKEQKKPELSPAAVVTDAPAPAPAAPAATPIDAKPTESNIQVIAPSAPENAEKKLTPAAAPAALAAQAKSVEKGNQPIQPVEQQKNTETAPESLPVLKAIEKQPASEEKELEEKPKPEIKLAEEKKPAEIAAAEPKKIDEPITASSPIAEPKPAEAALALEEPKKKSSEEKSSLDKSESSKAEDSSSGESKESDESSESKENASN, from the coding sequence aTGAAGTGTCAATTGATATTAGTGGCCGCCGTTTGCCTAGTTGGCGTCTGGTCTCTCCCTGTGCCCGATGAGGAGGTCGCCATACAGCCAGATGCCGGCTCGAAAGCTGAACTGCTAAGCAAGACGGTCCAAACCAGTCCCATTGAGCCCGCCCCAATCAAGTCCATCGAGCCACAGTCGAAAGTGGAGCCCAAGTCGGCCCCAGCACCAGCACCTGAGGctgctccagctccagctgcTCCCGCTGCCGCTGAGCCCGAATTGAAATCAAGTGCTCCCGATGTTGAGACCGCTCCAGCCATCCCCGAAAAGAAGTTGATCCCCGAAGAGACAAAGCCCGCTGAGAAGAAATTGCCCGccgttgttgctgctgctgctgctcccgCTCCAgctcctgctgctgccgccATTCCCGCTGCTCTGCCAACTCCAGTTGCCACTCCAGGTGTTGAGGAAGCCAAGTCCTTGCCAACCGAGGCCGAAAAAGATGACGATAAACCAGTGGAGGCACCAAAAGCCATTCCCCTCGTAGAAGCTGCCGCTGCTCCTGCTGCCAATTCGGAGGTACAAAAGCAATCGGTCGAAGAAGCCAAGCCTCTGGAACCCAAAATCGAGGCCAAATCGACGGAAACCCTAACACCAGTTGTTCCCCTTGAagttgccgccgccgccgccgagCCAGAGAAGGAGAAGGAACAGCAGCCTGCCCGTCAGGAACGCATCAATGAGAttgaacagcagcaacagcaattggAAAAGGAGAAGGAACAAAAGAAGCCTGAATTGTCTCCAGCTGCCGTTGTGACCGACGCCCCTGCCCCCGCACCTGCTGCCCCTGCTGCTACTCCAATTGATGCCAAGCCCACCGAGAGCAACATTCAAGTGATTGCCCCCTCTGCTCCAGAGAATGCCGAAAAGAAGTTGACACCAGCTGCTGCTCCCGCTGCCCTGGCCGCTCAGGCCAAGTCTGTTGAGAAGGGAAACCAGCCCATCCAGCCAGTGGAACAGCAAAAGAACACAGAAACAGCTCCCGAATCCTTGCCAGTCCTAAAGGCCATCGAGAAGCAGCCCGCCAGTGAGGAAAAGGAATTAGAAGAGAAGCCCAAGCCAGAGATTAAGTTGGCCGAAGAGAAGAAGCCAGCCGAAATTGCCGCTGCTGAGCCCAAGAAAATCGATGAGCCCATCACCGCCTCCTCTCCCATAGCCGAACCCAAGCCCGCTGAGGCCGCCCTCGCCCTGGAGGAGCCCAAGAAGAAGTCATCGGAAGAGAAGTCATCGCTTGACAAATCTGAATCCTCCAAGGCTGAAGATTCCTCATCTGGTGAATCCAAGGAGTCTGATGAAAGCAGCGAGTCCAAGGAGAATGCCTCTAACTAG